A region of the Cannabis sativa cultivar Pink pepper isolate KNU-18-1 chromosome 3, ASM2916894v1, whole genome shotgun sequence genome:
GGATGCAGGGAGCACTTCCCGCCAATTGCCCGCCCCATGTGCATCCCTACCCTACTTTGTAGTTGCTTTTATGTTATcttatagttgttttttttattgttgttgtttaggtgctctataattattttttagttgctttagttattttttttttttttgttttattgaaacatagtatttttgtaattttgaaactttaaaacattattttaaaaactaaaagaaaaggaaaaaaacaaaGTATGAGGTATGCTTTtaaaaaccccaaaaaaatttctccgtatttttgtaaatttccatattttaaaagatGGACATTTAGGTAGTTTGTAGATATAGAGCCATTTTGCATCTCTCTCCATCTACAAAAGCATAAAAAAAGTCTGAAAATATGCCATAAAAAGTGATTAAACCTAAAACTaccatatttttcaaacaaagattaattttaaattctacTAAATAGAACTAAtgatgaaattaaaaaaaaaaatagaggttCGGAACCTAAGTAAAAAAGTTGGTGCAGGTTGGACATTTTTGTTTCAAATAAGCCTAACAATGTTCAAGCTTAAGTAGTAATTGATAATTTTGTAAATGAAATTTGTTTAAGCACATCTCTAAATGATCCAAAGTAATAATATGTCCACATACATTTAAGTAAGTAATCAGAATTCAGAAAAGATGATTTTGGTCAGGCAGCAAGTCAAATGGTAATAGAGCCTAATGGATTCAAAGACTAGACCAGTAAATTACAATAAGGTGAATATGctcttgaaaagaaaacaaaaaacattTACTCCAGGAATTGCATTACAATTTATCAACCAGTAACTATCATATCAGTGTTTAGAAAGCATCACATAAGGTACTGTTGGACTAATCTAATTTTCTCATTCAAACAAGACCATTAAATCTCATTGTCCTGGTTTTTTCACCTTCTAGGGAATCCTCCCTGGTGTTGTGGTGTAATTGACATTGATGTCGGTGAGAATGGATCATAAAGTTGATGTTCTCCAGGAGCTTGAGCTGATCTACCAGAAGCAAAGGAGTGACTTGCTCGAACAGGATAATTCTGATGCTGGCCATGATTTCCTGGCCTGGGAGGGAAAGGACCAGGAAAACTAGGAATTTGGGGAGACGGGTTGAAGTTCCACGGCCCAGGTCCCCCTGGCATCATTTGATTCCTAGGTGCAAGGGCACTTCCATCTGGAAATGTTGGAAGCCTGGAAGGAACTGAAATCCCAGTTGGATCTCTGACAAAGGGACTGCCAGAAATATGAGATTGAGGTTGGCCAGTGTGGTTGCCAGGTGGCCTTGCGAACCCGTGGTTGCCAGGTTGAGACAAATTAGGCATTGGCATTCGTAAAGGCTGGGATGCTGGACTTGGTAATATTGAATTGGCAGGTGGAGCATTTTGAGAGAAATGAGTGTTCGGTCTGAGTCCTGCCTGAGAGGGTGGATTTTGTGGACGGTGAGGTTGAAAAGTAAAACTACCAGAACTTGGACCTGTTTGCAATTGTGGTTTTGCAGGAGTAAAATTTGCTGCATTTACAGAATTTATAATTCCTGATTGCATAGATGGGCCTGGTGGAGGATTTGATGCAGATCCTAAAGTAGGGTTCCCAAGAGAACCATACATAGGTGCAGGTGCATGTGGTGAAACTACAGGATGCAAATGTGTTGGAACCATCCTTGGAGCCATATTGCCAAAACCTGCAGGTGGTGGAATATTGGCAGGTTGAGACCCCTGTGGTAATGAAGGCATTGACGGCCTGGTGAAGCTCATTGGTGAAAGTTGGCTTCCTGTAGATGGATATGGAACCAAAGCATTACTTGCTGGAACTGAGGAAAACTGTGGAGCCATCAAAGAAGGATTTCTCGGCTCAAAAGGACCAGGACCTGTCTGAACCATGTATTGATGTTGTAAAACTTGTGCTGGTGGCCGTGATTCATGGGAAACAAGATTTGGGTTTTGGGGAATGGAGTTGAATCCACCTTGAACTGGTGGCCGGCCAAACAGTGAAGGCATGTTTGAATGCATGTGAGCAGGGGTGTTCAGACCAAGAGCCGAAGAATTTGGTGGATTGAAGCCGGAAGGTGGATGTAACACCATGTTAGGTGGTGGGCCTCCAGGAAACCATTGACCAGGGTACTGAAACTGTCCTTGTGGAGGCATTGATGTAGGTCCTTGCATCGATTGCATTGCAGAATTAAGAACTGGGTTAGAAGTGGCCACATCCTGGCCTAAAGAAACATGGGCATCAGCTGCAGAAGCTGAGTTAGAGGCTGCAGATGCAGAAGCCAAGTTACCCTAAACAAAAGAAAAGTATAGTCCCAATCAATCCAACTATAACAGGAGTAATGATAGTGAAACTATATAACAGAATGGTTAAGATGACTGGAAGCTAAAACACAGCAGATCAGTTGTAAAATAACAACTGAGGTGAACTCACTTTTACTGAGGTGATTAGGAGCTCAATGACAGTAACAGCAGCATCTACTTTCTCAAACGTGTCAGCTGATATATGGACGTATAAGTCTTCGTAGGTATTGTGGACTTCATTCCCATCAGACTGTTTAATCTCAATCTGCATATAGTAATCGAAAATATTATGGATAAAGCAAGTGCTAACACCAGAATGAAACACACAATAAAAACAAGATGCTCCTGTAAAATGATTGAGTGAAGATAGTAAGAAATGATGACTAATctctaataattttatattttctgcTTTTGTAAAAAAGATACCTTCTGTTCATTATCTACGTTGGTTCTGTAGACTTGAATCTTAGCTCCAGTTTCCTGATTCCCAACCCAAAGATGTAATGGAGATAATTTATcagtatatatatactagtgaaataatgaaatttctaataaaagctCCTCTTTTAATACTCAAAAActtacttttcttaccttttccAATCGTTTTAAGTTCTCACCTCCAGGCCCAAATATTAGCCAAACAAAATTATAACCAGGATATTCTTTAACCTGAGAAACAGTGTAAATAGCATGGAAGCATCAGAAGATAATACCAATTCTccattaaggaaaaaaaaaacaggatACTTGATAATCCAACAGTTTACATATGCATCTTATTGTATCCAATCCAGAATATTCATTAATCTTAAACAGCTGGAAAACATAAGAATGGGAAAATTCTGatagaaacttaattattttaagagacATTCAGAAAGAAACttatatggaaaaaaaaaaatccctctTTACGTGCTTTAACAACATATTGACATCGTACTAATAATAGATATATTATGGCATAAGGTTGTAAACTTGTAAATCTATGATAGTTTCTAGGATGATAAAACCAATAAATACAATCTAATTGGAGTTCTTTATCCCCTTGTATTATCCTTTTACCCTTCCCACATTTTACTACTTCACTATCAGTCACCCATAAGTATTTAGCCTTCCTTTCAGATGCCtagtttttaatattttccTTCACTGCAATGAAAACGTCTTTGCTTACAACTATTATGCAGCTTAAGATTGATTGTAAGGTAATCAGACcattattttcacttttttatttttttaaaaaagagctAGGCTCCTCACCTAACCTACAGTATTTGTGGACttagaaatattttataagtgtCCAAGTGGGACTCGAACCTCATACCTCGTGGGATCAAatcaaattacatatttttgttttatgtggaatttctaataaatatgAATCCTTAAAAACAAGCCATGAACTCAAGTTAGAAAAACTCGTAGAAAGTTGGAGAAGCGATACTTACAGGTATGGACACTCTGGCCTCTTTCATCAACGGTTTATAATCAGATGGAGCCTTGTAACTtggatttaattttaatatttcacCTGGAAATCATCAACAAAAAACATAAGCCATGCCAGAGACAATATATCCTCCATCAATCAAAGAAAAGCGTAAACATACCTATTGCCTCCCGCTTTTCAAGCTCCAATTCTTCTAACTTCTATGTCCACAAACAgtaatttaaggtcagattcaGAAgactttaatatatatacacacacgtATTTTTTCCGTGACAATTGAAGAATGTCAAACAAATTAAGCCAGAAAACTGTTAAATATAATCTTTACCTCAATGGCATTTTGATGACTGGACAACTCATGATTTGGACTTTCAGAATCTAGCACTGAGTTGCCACTGAGCCCGGTCTCTGATATTCCAGATTTGAGTTGCTGTGTAATTTGATCAACCCGAGTCTGGAAAAATTTGTGCCACCACACAGGTAGTAATATCACTTAGTGGCACCTGGAAGGGGAAGCTTCTATGTGAACCATTCACACAGAAGAATACGGAAAGGGAAATTtcaatttgttttttcttttgggGAGTGGGTAGCAATTCTCTAGATTTATTGTTATAAAGCCCAAGAGCAAGGACTGATACATATAACCCTATTATAAAAatcttcaaattcaatttgaagaaCTATGAAGCACAACTTGCAAAGTACAATTAAGTAAGAACATACCTGAAAAGCAAAAGCTCTCACCCTCCTAACAGAAGCATCCTGAGTCAGATCAGGTCCCCACTTTGTTTTCCTTGGAGTCAGTTTGGTACTTTCTCCATTCAAAGTATCAGTGCCCCCAGGATTTTTAACTCCTCGGAATATGGGAACCAATGAACCAGACAACTTGTTTTTTGGTATGACAAAACCAGCCTTTGAAGCAAACATAGGAACTTTTTGGCTAGTACCTGTTGATGTCGATGAAACAGCTGCTCCAGACATCGTACTACTGTAATTTTCAACTGCAGATGTTAGGTCAATCCTTTAACTCGTTCAATTCCTCATTCTACTGAAAACAAGAGTGAAAAATACATCGAAGATTGTTACTCGTTAAGACTATTACTGAAAGAATGAACATTCAAATATCATTTATCACTTAAACTAGTGGAGAAAAGCCAAACAAACAACCATAAAATCAGCAATTTGTTAAACAAAAATACAGATACATAGACTAAGTGAAGCCAATGAATTGGTTAACTGATGTGATACCACTAGAGAATAAGGTACACTTAATGAACTATATTGAAATCCAAGGAATTGAACATTTCCTACTTAAGCTGATGAGGTGAAAAAATGCAAGCTCAGGACACATTTCATCTTTATATAAGAACATTGCTCTATCTATTCCCAGAAAGAACAATAGAAAGGGTGTggaaaattatataccacttcCAAGAAAGCCATTTAATAATGTTGTGCTTGGGGTCATGAAATAATATCTTATTCCACCACCTATAGTCGCCccctttaattttaatattgcaaatatttaatatctttcCGAAAGATTCACCATGATAGAAGCCCTTCTCTCTTGCAAATATTTATTGGTATGCAAGGGAACAATATCCAATACAATGTTCAGTGCTAGATAATCATAACTTAGAAGCAAAAAACACaaagatgaaaataaaatacaacgAAAAAAGACATGGCCATCAAGTTTAATAACTACATATTTATACTATCAGGTATTCCACCACTTGGGTATAtgatcatttaaatatatatatatatctatatctatatcaaATTCAGTACATGGATGAAATATGCTATGAAATAGCCTTAGATGATAAAACTAACTAACCCCAAAAACGCATCCCAAAAGATTTGCCTCATAGAATAAATACATAAATCCAACTTCAATCCTAACATTGAAGAAATGGGAGTAACAATCAAAAAAGCTCAAACGATAAAACTTCAGCATAGAAGTCAAACAATGCTAGTTTTCCCATAATCATAAACAAGAAACTGATTCGAAAACTCAAGAATCTATCTTTTTCATGATAAGACTTCAGTCTTCCCAGAAACCAGGGGAGAAACTACGAAGGGTCCAATGAGGGCATTTATAAAAcatataaacaaattaaaactaGCAAAGATACCTGATAGCGATGAAAGAATAAAGAAACTGCGAAGTGGGTTGGTTGGCCGGAGGACCCAGCTGTGGAGCAgcggaagagagagagagagagagtttttatTTAAGGTTTTTGAGTGAATTTGGGAAACAAAAGCATTAGGTTTAGTTCAGACACAATCaatcgaggaagaagaagaagagtaatAATGAGAAGAGATGCCATATGCACACTGGTTTTCTCTATGTTTTCATTTCCATTTACAATTTTGTTTTGTTGGGCAAAATGGTCATAATAAAGTTTCTAAAATGGAAGATTTTAGATTTATTTCACAGTTTTTTCTTcatgaaaaataatgaaatttagGATTTTtgcaattaattaagaaaatatggattttttttaattatttagtttgtaaatgttattttaaaattgtaataatatagttataattttgaaaattttagttgcaattttttttgagagaattttagttgcaaattaataaattagaaaaatatatatttgagcCCTTTCACtagtttttctattttatttatcaatatctttatatattttttttttttttggtgaaagaGAGGTGCGTAGCACCCATTCATTAAACAAAAACAAGCAGATACAAATAAAACAACCAGTAACAAAGGGCGGCTCTGACCAAGAGACTCCCCAAACTCAAGAACTACAaactaaaaacccaaaaactaaCAACAAACAGCACTAAACCAGTACATGCAGAAggataaaaaattgaaaagaaccCGCAGGAACTTCCAAGCACCAGCAACATTCTAAAAGAAAATCCAACATTGTGGAGCTTGAGAAGACCTgccaaagaaagaaaaaactagCCAGCATCTGGAATCCATTCCTTATAGTCATCGAACACCGACGGATCCATAAACTTCACATCAATATCCCCAACAGCTGCATTGAGATTAGCCCATTTAGCCGCGTTGTGAGCCATGAAGTTCTCCTTCCTATTGATATGTTTGAGTTTCCAACGCCGCAGCTGTGTAGAGTAGCTTCGAAACTGAGCAGAAGTGCCCTCAAGATCAATGCATCGCTGGACACCTTGTGTTTCCAAAATGTTGGAAATAGCGCATACATTGTCCGAGAAGAAATTAACACAAGTGAGTTCCAAACGCACAGCATGCTGGACTGCTCGTACCAGTATCAAAGCCTCAGCCAATGCTGAATTTGTTGCTGAAAATCGATCTGCAATAACGCTCCATATCCGATTTTTTGAGTCCCTGAAAACTGCTGCACCAACAGAGTGATCAATTCCGATAGAGACATCAGTACAACATGTCATCCACCCCTCCAAAGGAGTAAGAATAGTAGCTTGCTTTAGGGGGCGATCTATTTTGCAAGCCAAATGATCATTTAGCCGCCTACAAGCCTGTTGAATAGCCACCATAATCGGTCCCAACTGACCATTATGAATAAGTTCATTCCGCATCttccaaatcacctcaaaaatGCATAAAGCCCCTGTCATGAACTCAATGAAACTGAGATTGTGGGGTCTATTCCTTATACATCCAAACCAGTCCATCCATTCCTCCCAATTCTGAGAAGGACATAAATTTGTTCTAATGCCCCAATGGCTACCAAACCAAGCAGCTGAAGCATAATCGCAGTTCCAAAACAAATGGAAGGATGATTCCCTCTCCTTGTTACAAATTGGGCAGAGTGTTGATTGAAGATTCAGAGCCATTGCAATTCTTTCTCGTGTAGGAAGAGCGTTAGTAATGATTTGCCACCACAAAAATTTCAGTCTCGCATGAAGAGAATTATTCCAAATGATTTTCCAAATTTCACTAGGAGGGGCAGCATATCTGCGCCTAGTGATTATGTGGTAAGCAGATTTAATGGAAAATAAGCCATTTGCCTCACCTAACCATCTCCACGAGTCCCCTTACTGTGAATTTGGAAGACCAATGTTTAGAATATGTCTCGCATCATCATGGTGGAACCATTGCCTGACCCTTCTTTCATTCCAAGAATGATTCTCGTTTAAGAAATACTCCACCAAGTTGGCCCCCTGTGTAGCATCCCTTATAGGTTCAGGTTGACTGTTGCCGGTTGGGACCCAAGGGTCAAACCAAATTGATGTAGACCTTCCATCTCCAATTCTACGGCATATCCCTTCTCTCAAAAAGGGACGAGTTTTGAGGATGGCTTTCCACAACCTCGAATCCGATCCCTTACTTTGTGCATCCCAAAAACTATTTCCCCTTAGATATTTACGTTCCATAGTCCGAGCCCACAAACTTGTAGTCTCGGTTACCATTTTCCAGCCCCAACTCATAAGGAAAGCCTTATTAATGTCCTTAGTTTGTCTGAATCCCAGGCCTCCATGAAGCTTAGACTTACACAGATTGCCCCATTCAATGGTGTGGATCGatttcttcttctctgaatcacCCCACCAGAAACTTCTCAAACTACGGTCGATAGTACCCGCGATATGAGAAGGGATTACCTTTGCTGAGGCAGTATAAACAGCGAGTGAGTTTCCAACAGATTGGACCAAACACGCTCTCCCTGCTTTTGACAACAACCGAGCCTTCCACCCTTCTATACGATGCCGGACCTTATCAatcaagaatttcaaatttgCAGCCCTTTTGCGAGTTTTAAGGAGTGGCAGGCCAAGATAGAGAGCGTCCTCTTTCATCTTCTTCATTCCCAGTTTACCAGCAATTGCATCCGCGCGAGATCGAGGGACTCCTTTCGAAAAATGGATAGTAGACTTTTGGAAATTGACAGATTGGCCAGACCAGGAACAATAGATCTGAAGGCACTGAAGGAATGCATCTGCTTCCTTTAATGAGGCCTGGCCGAATAACATTACGTCATCCGCAAACATGAGATGAGTGATTGGAGTTGCCGATCTTGAAGTTTTGAACCCTCGAATCTTTCCCAAGAGATTAAATTCAATGATCACCCGGGATAGAAGGTCAGCTGCTAGGATGAACAAGGCAGGTGAGAGCGGGTCTCCCTGCCTTAGACCACAGGAAGAAGCAAAACGACCTTGTTTAACACCATTAACCATCAGATTTAGTCTTTTAATTTGAATACAGCTTCTTATCCATTCCCGAAGAGGACTTTTCACACCATGAAAGGAAAGAGCTTCCTCCACAAAATCCCAATCCATTTTGTCATATGCCTTTTCCATATCTAGTTTTATCATCATGAATCCTTTTGATCCCTTTTTCTTTGCCATGGAATGAACAATTTCATGAGCCATCGCTATATTTTCCGAGATGGAGCGACCCTTGATAAAAGCAGTTTGAACAGGAGAGATTATCTGTGGCAGAATAGGTCGTAGTCGCAAAGCCACAATCTTAGAAATGCATTTATACACCACATTACAAAGTGCAATGGGCCTGAAGTCATTCGCCGTCACTGGATTGGCCTTCTTCGGAATTAGCACTAAATTTGTATCATTGATAAATTCTGGTAACTTTGCCGTGGTGAAGAAGTGGTGTATCATAGCCATCATATCACTTTTGATTGTGTCCCAATGAGACTTGAAGAAAGCTGCAGGGAGACCATCCGGTCCCGGGGCTTTATCTGAACCCATCGCCATAAGTGC
Encoded here:
- the LOC115710191 gene encoding leucine-rich repeat extensin-like protein 5 isoform X2, with the translated sequence MSGAAVSSTSTGTSQKVPMFASKAGFVIPKNKLSGSLVPIFRGVKNPGGTDTLNGESTKLTPRKTKWGPDLTQDASVRRVRAFAFQTRVDQITQQLKSGISETGLSGNSVLDSESPNHELSSHQNAIELEELELEKREAIGEILKLNPSYKAPSDYKPLMKEARVSIPVKEYPGYNFVWLIFGPGGENLKRLEKVRKETGAKIQVYRTNVDNEQKIEIKQSDGNEVHNTYEDLYVHISADTFEKVDAAVTVIELLITSVKGNLASASAASNSASAADAHVSLGQDVATSNPVLNSAMQSMQGPTSMPPQGQFQYPGQWFPGGPPPNMVLHPPSGFNPPNSSALGLNTPAHMHSNMPSLFGRPPVQGGFNSIPQNPNLVSHESRPPAQVLQHQYMVQTGPGPFEPRNPSLMAPQFSSVPASNALVPYPSTGSQLSPMSFTRPSMPSLPQGSQPANIPPPAGFGNMAPRMVPTHLHPVVSPHAPAPMYGSLGNPTLGSASNPPPGPSMQSGIINSVNAANFTPAKPQLQTGPSSGSFTFQPHRPQNPPSQAGLRPNTHFSQNAPPANSILPSPASQPLRMPMPNLSQPGNHGFARPPGNHTGQPQSHISGSPFVRDPTGISVPSRLPTFPDGSALAPRNQMMPGGPGPWNFNPSPQIPSFPGPFPPRPGNHGQHQNYPVRASHSFASGRSAQAPGEHQLYDPFSPTSMSITPQHQGGFPRR
- the LOC115710191 gene encoding leucine-rich repeat extensin-like protein 5 isoform X1 — encoded protein: MSGAAVSSTSTGTSQKVPMFASKAGFVIPKNKLSGSLVPIFRGVKNPGGTDTLNGESTKLTPRKTKWGPDLTQDASVRRVRAFAFQTRVDQITQQLKSGISETGLSGNSVLDSESPNHELSSHQNAIEKLEELELEKREAIGEILKLNPSYKAPSDYKPLMKEARVSIPVKEYPGYNFVWLIFGPGGENLKRLEKVRKETGAKIQVYRTNVDNEQKIEIKQSDGNEVHNTYEDLYVHISADTFEKVDAAVTVIELLITSVKGNLASASAASNSASAADAHVSLGQDVATSNPVLNSAMQSMQGPTSMPPQGQFQYPGQWFPGGPPPNMVLHPPSGFNPPNSSALGLNTPAHMHSNMPSLFGRPPVQGGFNSIPQNPNLVSHESRPPAQVLQHQYMVQTGPGPFEPRNPSLMAPQFSSVPASNALVPYPSTGSQLSPMSFTRPSMPSLPQGSQPANIPPPAGFGNMAPRMVPTHLHPVVSPHAPAPMYGSLGNPTLGSASNPPPGPSMQSGIINSVNAANFTPAKPQLQTGPSSGSFTFQPHRPQNPPSQAGLRPNTHFSQNAPPANSILPSPASQPLRMPMPNLSQPGNHGFARPPGNHTGQPQSHISGSPFVRDPTGISVPSRLPTFPDGSALAPRNQMMPGGPGPWNFNPSPQIPSFPGPFPPRPGNHGQHQNYPVRASHSFASGRSAQAPGEHQLYDPFSPTSMSITPQHQGGFPRR
- the LOC115710191 gene encoding leucine-rich repeat extensin-like protein 5 isoform X4; its protein translation is MSGAAVSSTSTGTSQKVPMFASKAGFVIPKNKLSGSLVPIFRGVKNPGGTDTLNGESTKLTPRKTKWGPDLTQDASVRRVRAFAFQTRVDQITQQLKSGISETGLSGNSVLDSESPNHELSSHQNAIELEELELEKREAIGEILKLNPSYKAPSDYKPLMKEARVSIPVKEYPGYNFVWLIFGPGGENLKRLEKETGAKIQVYRTNVDNEQKIEIKQSDGNEVHNTYEDLYVHISADTFEKVDAAVTVIELLITSVKGNLASASAASNSASAADAHVSLGQDVATSNPVLNSAMQSMQGPTSMPPQGQFQYPGQWFPGGPPPNMVLHPPSGFNPPNSSALGLNTPAHMHSNMPSLFGRPPVQGGFNSIPQNPNLVSHESRPPAQVLQHQYMVQTGPGPFEPRNPSLMAPQFSSVPASNALVPYPSTGSQLSPMSFTRPSMPSLPQGSQPANIPPPAGFGNMAPRMVPTHLHPVVSPHAPAPMYGSLGNPTLGSASNPPPGPSMQSGIINSVNAANFTPAKPQLQTGPSSGSFTFQPHRPQNPPSQAGLRPNTHFSQNAPPANSILPSPASQPLRMPMPNLSQPGNHGFARPPGNHTGQPQSHISGSPFVRDPTGISVPSRLPTFPDGSALAPRNQMMPGGPGPWNFNPSPQIPSFPGPFPPRPGNHGQHQNYPVRASHSFASGRSAQAPGEHQLYDPFSPTSMSITPQHQGGFPRR
- the LOC115710191 gene encoding leucine-rich repeat extensin-like protein 5 isoform X3; translation: MSGAAVSSTSTGTSQKVPMFASKAGFVIPKNKLSGSLVPIFRGVKNPGGTDTLNGESTKLTPRKTKWGPDLTQDASVRRVRAFAFQTRVDQITQQLKSGISETGLSGNSVLDSESPNHELSSHQNAIEKLEELELEKREAIGEILKLNPSYKAPSDYKPLMKEARVSIPVKEYPGYNFVWLIFGPGGENLKRLEKETGAKIQVYRTNVDNEQKIEIKQSDGNEVHNTYEDLYVHISADTFEKVDAAVTVIELLITSVKGNLASASAASNSASAADAHVSLGQDVATSNPVLNSAMQSMQGPTSMPPQGQFQYPGQWFPGGPPPNMVLHPPSGFNPPNSSALGLNTPAHMHSNMPSLFGRPPVQGGFNSIPQNPNLVSHESRPPAQVLQHQYMVQTGPGPFEPRNPSLMAPQFSSVPASNALVPYPSTGSQLSPMSFTRPSMPSLPQGSQPANIPPPAGFGNMAPRMVPTHLHPVVSPHAPAPMYGSLGNPTLGSASNPPPGPSMQSGIINSVNAANFTPAKPQLQTGPSSGSFTFQPHRPQNPPSQAGLRPNTHFSQNAPPANSILPSPASQPLRMPMPNLSQPGNHGFARPPGNHTGQPQSHISGSPFVRDPTGISVPSRLPTFPDGSALAPRNQMMPGGPGPWNFNPSPQIPSFPGPFPPRPGNHGQHQNYPVRASHSFASGRSAQAPGEHQLYDPFSPTSMSITPQHQGGFPRR